In Helicobacter pylori Shi112, the genomic window GAATGAAATCCCAAATTTTTTCGCATGCTCTACCGCTTTAGGGTTACCCACAAAGGTTACAACAAGATCAGGGCTAAGCTTTTTTAATAATTCCACATTCAAAGCCGCCACATGATCGCTACTCATGGATTTAATGCGTTTAGGATCTTTGAGAGTGGCTTTAACAATACCAGATTTAAAAGCGTAATCCGAAATGCCTACAACCCTATCCCAAGTATTGAACATAGCAGGCACTTCTGCAAAGCTACCCAAGTAGATTATTTTAGAAACAGGGAGCTTTATAGTTTGCTCCCCGAAATAATCCTTGACTTTGACTTCTTGCACTGAAGCGTTAGCCACGCCCAATAAAGATGAAACAATAAGCGCGCCTAAAGAATAAGAGATTAAAGCTTTTTTAAAGCGAGCGATCAGCATGACAATTCCTTTTGTATGATTTATGAAGCGATTATAACACCATTAAGGAAATACAAGCAGTAAAAATGAAACTATTTTTCACAAAATCTTAAAATTTAAAAGGAAATACCCTTTCATTAACTTTTTAAGAATATACTCCACCATGTTTCCACTGATTGAGTGGAAAGCATAATAAATTAAATCTATTTTAGGTTTAATTTTGATCCAACAAGATTTTAAAACACTTAAGGAGTTGTATATGTTAGTTACAAAACTTGCCCCCGATTTTAAAGCACCTGCCGTTTTAGGAAACAATGAGGTTGATGAACACTTTGAGCTTTCTAAAAATTTAGGCAAGAATGGTGTGATCCTTTTCTTTTGGCCAAAAGATTTTACTTTTGTATGCCCTACAGAAATCATTGCGTTTGACAAAAGAGTGAAAGACTTCCACGAAAAAGGCTTTAATGTGATTGGCGTGTCTATTGACAGCGAGCAAGTGCATTTCGCATGGAAAAACACCCCTGTGGAAAAAGGCGGTGTCGGTCAAGTGTCTTTCCCTATGGTGGCTGATATTACTAAGAGCATTTCTAGAGATTATGATGTGCTGTTTGAAGAAGCGATCGCTTTGAGAGGTGCTTTTTTGATTGACAAAAACATGAAAGTAAGACACGCAGTGATCAATGACTTGCCATTAGGTAGGAATGCAGACGAGATGCTTCGCATGGTAGACGCTCTCTTACACTTTGAAGAACATGGTGAAGTGTGCCCAGCAGGCTGGAGAAAAGGCGATAAAGGCATGAAAGCTACCCATAAAGGCGTTGCAGAATATCTTAAAGAAAATTCCATTAACCTTTAATGGTTTGATTCGCTGTTTAATCAAGAGAAACTTCGTTTTTCTTGGTTGAATCCTTTTCTTTTTATTCTTTGCCGATTCCTGAAATTTTCGTATCGTTTTATCTTTTTATCATTTTTGAATTAATTTTTTTTAATAAAGGGTTTTTATGAATATATTCAAGCGTATTATTAGTGTAGGGGTAATTGCTTTAGGTTTGTTTAATCTCTTAGACGCCAAACACCACAAAGAAAAAAAAGAAAAGCATGAAATCACTCGTGAGCTTAAAGTGGGCGCTAATCCTGTGCCGCATGCGCAAATCTTGCAATCAGTCGTGGATGATTTGAAGGAGAAAGGGATCAAATTAGTGATCGTGTCTTTTACGGATTATGTGTTGCCTAATTTAGCGCTCAATGACGGCTCTTTAGACGCGAATTACTTCCAGCACCGCCCTTATTTGGATCGGTTTAATTTGGACAGAAAAATGCATCTCATCGGTTTGGCCAATATCCATGTGGAGCCTTTGAGATTTTATTCTCAAAAAATCACGGACATTAAAAACCTTAAAAAAGGCTCAGTGATTGCCGTGCCAAACGATCCGAGCAATCAAGGCAGGGCGTTGATTTTACTGCATAAACAAGGGATTATCGCTCTCAAAGACCCAAGCAATCTATACGCTACGGAGTTTGATATTGTCAAAAATCCTTACAATATCAAAATCAAGCCTTTAGAAGCCGCATTGTTGCCTAAAGTTTTAGGGGATGTGGATGGGGCTATTGTAACAGGGAATTATGCCTTGCAAGCAAAACTCACCGGAGCCTTATTTTCAGAAGACAAGGACTCGCCTTATGCCAATCTAATAGCCGCTCGTGAGGATAACGCGCAAGATGAAGCCATAAAAGCGCTGATTGAAGCCTTACAAAGCGAAAAGACCAGGAAATTTATTTTGGATACCTATAAGGGAGCGATTATCCCGGCTTTTTAAACGCAAAAACGCCTCTTTATCTTAAGATAAAGGGCGTTCATTCTCATAAAAATCTTGTGTGAGCCAGTTACAATTGGTTAAGATAGCCAAGCTCATAGAGTTTGTTGCTCATTTCAACTAACAAGCCCCCTAGTTTTGAACCCCCTTCCCCATGTTCTACTAAAATGGTGATAGCGTATTTGGGTTTTTCATAGGGCAAAAAGGCGGTAATCCACGCATGGGATCGATGGAAATATTCCATATTCTTTTCTTTCATGCGATTGACGATGTTTTGAGCGATTTCCACGACTTGCGCGGTGCCGGTTTTGCATGCTAAAGTAACCTTAGAACCCCTCGTGGAATGATAAGCGGTGCCGTCTTTATGGTTGCACACTTCATACATGCCCACTCTCAAGGCTTGGAGCTTCTTTTTTTGAAAGCTGTTTAGGGGATCTTTGAGCGGTTGTTTGTTGTTGATAGCGAAATGAGGCGTTGCCAGTTTGCCCGTAGCAATGAGTCCCGTGTAGGCTAAAACCTGCAAGGGCGTGGCTAAAAAAGAGCCTTGCCCAATAGCGGTAATGAGCGTGTCCCCAACGCGCCAATCTTGATTGAAGCGTTTGAGTTTCCACAAATTATCCGGCACAATCCCCACAAATTCATTCGGCAAATCAACGCCCGTTTTTTCCCCAAAGCCCACTTCCCTTAAGGTTTTAGAGAGTTTTTCTATAGAAATTTCAAGCCCAAACTTATAAAAATACACATCCACGGACTCCCTAATGGCTTTATACAAATTAGAATTGCCATGCCCTGTTTTTTTCCAGTCTCTGAATTTGCGCTTGCCCACTTCAATAAAAGGTGGGGTGGGTATGGTGGTGTTTTCTGTGATATTAAGGTTTTCTAAAAAGCTCAAGCCCACGCCCATTTTAACCACAGATCCCGGCGGGTACAAGGCGTTAGCGAAGCGGTTTAGTAGGGGGTTATAAATATCATCTTGAAGTTTTTGCCATTTGTCTTGACTGATCCCGCCTACAAAATCGTTCAAATTGTATTCAGGGTAACTTCCTGCAACGAGCAATTCCCCATTTTCTGCATCCATCACTAAAATAGCCCCCCTTTTATTTTCAAAGAGCTTGTCCGCTTCTTTTTGCAAGCGTTTGTCTAAACTCAATTGCAAGTGGTTGTTGGTGCTTGGTGGCACTACTTCTAAGGTGGCTAATTCTTGATTGAGCGCATTGACGCGCATGATTTTATAGCCCACCTTGCCTTGTAAGAGCTTGTTGTATTCTTTTTCAACGCCGGTTTTGCCCACAATCTGGCTGTATTGATTCTCTTCATCGTCTTTCAAATCTTGCAAGCTTGCCACCCCCACATAGCCTAAAACATGCGAAGCTAAAGCGTTATTAGGGTAGTAGCGCTTGTCTAAGGGAAGCGCAAAAATGCCTTGAGTTTGGATGAGCTTGGTATAAAGAGGTTGCATGGCGGTATAAGGGATGAAGCCAACCACTTTAATGAGGTTATGGTTATAAAGCGAATTTTCTTTTTGGTAATTGTTTAAAAGCGTTTCTTTGGAAAAGTTAGGGAAAAACTTTTGGATGATTTCAATTTTTTCTAAAAGTTCTTTTTGTTTCAATCCGCTAGGCAAAAACACGCCAAACACCAATTCATTAGTGGCTAAAAACTCATGGTTTCTGTCTGTAATATTACCCCTTGTAGGGACTAGAAATTCCTTTTTAGTCATGTTTCGTTCAGCCAGTTTTTCATAGTATTCTTGATTTTTAACGCTTAAAATAAATAAATTTAAAACCAATAACCCCCAAAACCCTATAAAAACAAAGAGCAAAAGCTTATAGCGAAGATTTTTCATACAAACCCCACAAAGCGCTCTCTATTAAAGCAAAAAGAGCGAGAAAGCCGAGTATTTTCAAACTCAAAGGCACAGAAAAAAAGCGCGATAAATAAAGGTAATAAACCAAAAAAACATGCAAAGTTTTGAATAAAAAGCTATCATTAAAAAGCTTTAAAGAGTTTTTATAGGCGATTTGATGGTAGATTAAAAACAGCAAAGCTAAAACGCCTAAAGTCTTTAAATGCATGCTTTCAAACCAAAACAAACAACCAAACACGCTCAAACTGGGTAAAAAATGATCGTATTTTTTCGCATAAAACAAGAATAAAAACCCAATCATAGGGGGTAAAAAAGGCATTAAATCCCTCAAAAGGCTATAAAAATAAAAACCAAGGATCCCTAAGCATAAGAAAAAAAAGGAATCTTGTTTTAAAGAGAGCATGGTTTTTGCGGCTTATAAAGGGTTAGTGAGCAAGTATTTCAAAAGGGTTTGGCGCACTATTTCAAGGGTTGGGTATTTTGAAGAGAGAGCGTTAAAATGGGCGCTATTGATTAAAAAAGGTTTAGGAGCGTTTAAAAAAAGGCGGTGTTGCTCGTTTTTATTCAACTTGTCAAATTTCGTAAAAAGAGAAAGGTAGGCTTGATCGGGCCTTAAAAGGGCTTGAATGTTTTCTTTAGCGTTTTTGTCAATTTCTAAATTCAAATGGCGCGCATCCACTAAATGGATAAAAAGTTTGATAGAAACCCTAACGCTCAACAATTCCCATAAAAACCCCTCCCATTCTTTTTTCAAGCTTTTAGAAACTTTAGCGTAGCCAAACCCGGGCAAATCAATCACATTAAAGGTGGCCTTTAAGGCGTTTTCTTTATCTTCCCAAGTGGTGGAAAAAAAATTCGCTAAACGGGTTTTTCCAGGCGTTGCTGAACTTTTAGCGAGATTTTTTCCTAACAAGGTATTAATAAACGAGCTTTTACCGACATTGCTGCGCCCTAAAATGACCATTTCAGAAGTCAAGCTCGCAGGGCATTGCGAAAGTTGGCTAGAAGAAGTGAGGAAATGAGCGTCTTTAATGGCGATCATGGCTTTTCCTTAGCGCCTTTCTTCTTCAATTTAGCCTTACGATTTTCTTCATTAATATCTTCCATATCAAACACAAATTTAGCGGGCCGTTTCGCGCTCCCCAACACATCAGCATAACCCTTAGCTTTGTTTAAAATGATTTCATCACCGGTAATAACATTAGATTTCCCCACTTCTCTAACCACCGCATTTTGCAATAATTTGTATTCCCCATTCAGCGCGTTATAAATGAGCTTGTCAGCGCTCCCGCTGATTTCACGATTATCCTCTGTAAAGATGTTAAAATGCGTGTTCCCTGTGGCTTCATAGCGCTCTGGCTTTCGTTTATCGTTTAAAAACACGCTCACCTTATCCGCAAACAACCGGTCTTTACCTTTTTTGATCTGCACATTACCTTGAATAACGGCGGTTTTGGTTTTGTCGTTCGCTACAAATTGGTTGCCAGTAATTTCTAAAAGTTCTCTTTCTTTTTTCAAACCTTTGCCATCTGTTTTTTGAGCGTCCATCACGCTTAAAATACCAAAACAACACACAAGGACACACCACCAACGCATTAAAACCCTCCTTTGAAAGTGGGGAGTTTTTTCTTTTCTTTCTGGCTTTGTCTGATTTCATCTAAAAATAAATGCGCTTGAATGCTTTGAGCTTCAACCACTTCTAAAACATGCGAATAAGAAATGTCAAGCCCTTCAACCTTGCTGTCCTTTGAAGTGAGGATGAAACGGCCCTTACCTTTAAAATTTTGCTCTTTGTGGTTGTAAATCCCTGTTTCACTCCAAAAACTAGAATCATCGCTTCTTTTATAAGTTACCCCATTAGGGAAGAAATACAAATCCTGTTGCCGTTTGGCTTTAGGGGATTCAACGCTTTCTATCGTGTCTTCATCATAACGCTTGATCTTAGAATCAAAAAAGATCTCATGATCATCGTATTGCAGAGCTTTTTTGCCCTCTATGGACAGATCAAGGATTTTATCGTTGATTTGAAACGCTTTAAAATTTTCTAACTCAATTTTAGGGATATTTTCTTTAGAGATCACGCTAGTGGGTTGGGAGCGCAAAAAGAAAAAAACTAACCCTATCGTGATGAAAGACAAAACCACAAAAAAGTTTAAAACGCTATTAGAGGTAAAGTTTGAGCGCTTCATCTTGCAAGCCTTCTAATGTTAAAAGATAATCAATCGCTTCCCTAACAGCCCCCTTACCCCCTGAATTTTGCAACACTTTATAGGCCTTGCTTTTAAGTAAGGGGTGCGCATCAAAAGGAGCGAAACTCAAAGCGCATGCCTTAAACATGCCTAAATCGTTATAATCATCGCCTACGCATGCGATTTCTTGCACGCTTAATTGCAAGTCTTTTTTGAGCCGCTCCACAACCACGCCTTTATTTTCAACGCCCATAAAAACAAACTGAACGCCCAAACTCTCCATGCGTTTTTTGACCATTATTGAAGTTCTTCCTGTAATGATAGCGATTTTTTTGCCTAATTTTTGCCATAGCGTCATGCCAAGCCCGTCTTTGACATTAAAAGCCTTCATCTCGTGAAAATTTTCATCAAAATACAACGACCCGTCTGTGAGCGTGCCATCCACATCTAAAAGCAATAACTTAATCATTCTCTGGTTAAAACCGCATTCTGGTTATATTTTTTCATAAAATCCCTAGCCTCTTCTTCGCTTTGAAACCCTTGAACTAAAACTTTATACAAATCGTCTTTAAAAGCGACCTTAACGCTGTAATTTGGATTTTCTGCTTGCAATTTATCCGCTAAAGTTTGAGCGCCTATTTGGTTTCTAAAAGCCCCCATTTGCAAAGAAAATTTCCCTCCGCTCACGCTTTTTTCGCTCTCGCCGACTTTAAATTCCTTGTGTAAGATCTTTGAATAGTTAGCGTTAAAGGATTGTTCGTATTGCTTAGAGATAACCCCACCAAAACCCAAAACAATAAGACGCACGCTAGCTGTGCCTTTTCTAACCATATCAATATCCCTAGCGGCCGCATTAGACAAATCAATGATGCGATCGCTCACAAAAGGCCCTCTATCGTTGATGCGCACAATGGTGCTTAAATGGTTTTCAACATTGATGACTTTCACCACGGTGTTCATGGGTAAAGTCTTGTGCGCGGCGGTGTGGGCATACATGTTATAAATTTCCCCATTACTGGTTTTTTTGGCATGGAAATTGGGGCCATACCAGCTCGCAATGCCATCAAATTTTTCGCCCAAATCCACTTTAGTGGGGTAATACCACTTGTTCCCCACTTGATAAGGGCGCATGGTGGCTCTTTGGATCGCGCTAGAATCGCGCATGCCGTTATCTAGCGGCTGATCTTTTGTGTTGTTATCTTGCGAATTGGAGTGGTGTTTGAAATGGCGTTCAAAAAAGTTGCGTTTATAGGTGGCTTTTTTGGTTGTCGGATCGTAGTCTTTAGCGTTTTCATAAGCGCGCAAGCTTTCATGCTTGTAAGACAAATTCTTTACCCCCTCTCTTTTAACCGCACAAGCGCTAATCAAAAAAATAACGCCTAAAAAATAAACTCTTTCCAACGCCAAACCCATTAAAATTCCCTTGTAGCGAGTAATTTCTTATTGGTAGGGATGATCAAGCGCTGGTGGATAAAAATATTAGAATCTTTGAGGTTATTGGCTAATTGGATACTAGAAATGCTGACTTGATAGCGTTTAGCGATAGAAGATAAGGTTTCTTTAGGCAAGACCACATGGGTGATAAAAGGGCTTTTTGGACTGGCTTGAATGTTTTTATTTTGTTTGAGTTGGCGTTGTTTGAAAAGGGCGAGTTTTTCATAAGGGATATAAATGGTGTAGGTGGGGTCTTTAGAAGGCAGAATGTTATAACGGAATTGGTGGTTGTAGGATTTTAAGGTTTCTAAACTCAAGTTTAAATTTTTGGCCACTTGGACTAAAGAAGTGTGCCTTTTAAACGGAACGCCCACTAAACTCACCCTCGCCCCACGATTGAGCAGATATTCTTTATCTTTGAGGTTGTCTAGGCTGTTGAATTTTAACGCTAGGCTTAGAATGGAGCGGATATACTCTCGTGTCTCTTTAGGGAGATACTTTTTATCTTCATCTAACAAAATCTTAATGTCCGAAGTGCCGGCGACTTTAATAGCGTTTTGAACCTTGCGTAAGCCGTAATTATACGCCATAGCGACCAAATACCACTCCCCGGTTTGCTTGTAGAGCCGTTTCAAATAAGTGATCGCCGCTTTAGTGCTTTTAATGGGATCTCTTCTTTCATCAATGTAATGATTGACTTTAAGCCCTAATTCTTTAGCCGTGCTTGGCATGAATTGCCAAATCCCTACCGCTTTTTTCCTGCTATAAGCCCTTGATGAAAATTTAGACTCTGCCATGGCTAAAAATAAAAATTCTTGTGGCACGCTCGCTTCTATTAGCATGTTTTTAATGATGGGGATGAACTGGTAATTCACATCAAATCTTTTGACTAACTTTTTCCATTCTTCTTCTTTGTTCATTTTTTTTAAAGCGTTTGGCATTTGGGATAAAAAGCCCGCATTAACCCCAAAAGCCTCTAACGCTTTGGTGTCAATATTGGATTCAAAAGCCATTTTCGCATGGCCTAAAGAAGCCAATAAAAGCCAATGGGTAACAAAAAAAACCAACCATTTTTGACTAAAACACTTCATTCTTTTTGGCATCACATCCTAATAACTACAGCTATTGAGCTTTTAAAATAGCCTTGATTATAGCTAAACTTGAATAACGCTTTCTAACACACAGCCCCATTTTTAGGGGAAATTAAAGAGCGTTTGGGCGTTATGCGTGCTTAAAGAAGCGAGCTCTGCAATCTCTATGTTGATGATTTCGGCAATTTTTTGAGCGATTAAAGGGATATATATAGGGCTATTTCTGGTGCCTCTAAAAGGGTGTGGGGTCAAATAGGGCGAATCCGTTTCTAAAAGAAGCCTGTTTTTAGGGATTTTAGGGAGGATCTCTACCAGTCTTTTAGCGTTTTTAAAAGTGCTAACCCCTCCTATCCCATAGTAAAAACGATCGCTTAATTCTAAAAGCATGTTATCAGCACTAAAGCAATGCAACACCCCAAAAGCCTTAGGATAGCTTTTTAAAATATTCAAACTATCAAAACTCGCCTCTCTGATGTGGATAATCAAGGGCTTGTTGTGTTGGATGGAAAATTCAATCTGTTTGGTAAAAATTTCTTTTTGTTTGTTTTTATAATTTTCTCTTTCATTCAATGCAGGCAAGCGGTAGTAATCCAGTCCGCATTCGCCTATCGCTACGCACTTTTGATGCCCAACAAACTTTTCAAACAAGCGTTCATCAAAGCTTTCCACATCATAAGGGTGAGCGCCTATGGCAAAAAACACGCCTTCAAATTTTTCGCTAATTTCTATCGCTCTCTTCAAATCCTTCATGTCTGCACCCGGAATCACGCATTGAGTCACGCCTTTTTCTAGGCTTTCTTTTAACACTTCTTCTAAATCGTTTTCATAGTCCTTGTGATCCAAATGGCAATGCGTATCAATAAACATGCTTTTATCCTATGGTTTTATTTAATATGTTACAATACTTAAGCATTTTAACATAAGGAAAATAATCATTAACGATGTTCAGCGGCCTAATCCATCAAATAGCTAAAGTAAAAAGTTTCCAAAACAATATTTTAAGCATAGAGAGCGATCTCAATCCCAAGCTTGGCGATAGCATTGCGATCAATGGGGCGTGTTTGACCGCCATAGAAAGTTCAAAAACGCATTTTAGCGTGGAATTGAGCCAAAAAACCCAAAACAGCGTAGCGTTAGAAAACTACAAGGATTTAGTCCATATTGAGCCAGCCCTAAAAGCCGATGCGAGTTTGGACGGGCATTTTGTGCAAGGGCATATTGACGCTATCGGGGTAATTGAAACAATCATTCATCATTCTAATCAAGTGGATTTTTTCATCAGCGCTTCTAAAGAAACGCTTTTATTGTGCGTTGAACAAGGCTCTATCGCCATTGATGGGGTGAGTTTGACTTTAAGCAAGGTGGAAGAAAAGGGGTTTTGGCTAACGATTATCCCTTACACTTTAGAAAACACCCTTTTTAAGACTTATAAACTCAAACGGCGCGTGAATATTGAAACGGACATGCTGGTTCGTAGCGTTGCGTCTATTTTGAAAAAAACAAAAGGGTTTGAAAAAAATTTCTCTTGGAATGACGCTGACGCTTTGACTTTAGGGTATTAGATGAATAAAACCATAAAAGCCGCCGCTCTAGCCTATAACATGGGGCAAGATCATGCCCCAAAAGTGATCGCAAGCGGGGTGGGTGAAGTGGCTAAAAGGATCATTCAAAAAGCTAAAGAATACGATATAGCGCTCTTTTCTAACCCCATGCTGGTGGATTCGCTTTTAAAGGTGGAATTAGACTGCACGATACCTGAAGAATTGTATGAAAGCGTGGTGCAAGTGTTTTTGTGGCTCAATAGCGTGGAAAATAACGCGCAAATGTCTGGGTGAGCAAGAGATAAAGTTAAAACGATGGTAGTAGAATTAAAAAACATTGAAAAGATTTATGAAAACGGGTTTCATGCTCTAAAAGGCGTGAATTTGGAATTAAAAAAAGGCGATATTTTAGGCGTGATAGGCTATTCAGGGGCGGGGAAATCCACGCTCATTCGCCTAATCAATTGCTTGGAGCGCCCCAGTTCTGGCGAGGTTTTAGTCAATGGGGTCAATCTGTTAAAATTAAAGCCTAAAGAATTGCAAAAAGCGCGCCAAAAAATAGGCATGATTTTCCAGCATTTCAATTTATTGAGCGCTAAAAATGTGTTTGAAAATGTCGCTTTCGCTCTAGAAATCGCGCGATGGGAAAAAACCAAGATCCAATCAAGGGTGCATGAATTATTGGAATTGGTGGGGCTAGAAGATAAAATGCATTTTTATCCTAAACAGCTCAGCGGTGGGCAAAAACAACGAGTAGCGATCGCTAGGAGTTTGGCGAATTGCCCTGATTTGTTGCTTTGCGATGAAGCCACATCCGCTTTGGATTCTAAAACCACGCATTCTATTTTAACGCTTTTAAACGGCATTCAAAAAAAGCTTAATTTGAGCGTCGTTTTCATCACGCACCAGATTGAAGTGGTTAAAGAATTGTGCAATCAAATGTGCGTGATCAGCAACGGCGAAATTGTAGAAAGTGGCTCGGTAGAAGAAATTTTTGCTAACCCTAAACATGCCGTTACTAAAGAATTGCTTGGCATCAAAAACGAGCATGGGGATCAAAGATCGCAAGACATTTATCGCATCGTGTTTTTAGGGGAGCATTTAGACGAGCCGATCATTTCTAATTTGATCAAGCGTTTTAAAATAGATGTGAGTATCATTTCAGGCAATATTGAAGAGCTTACGACTAAAGATATAGGGTATTTAGTGGTGCGGTTTTTAGGCAGCACTACAGAGACTCAAAGGGCTTTAGAGTATTTGAACGCTTTAGGCTTACAAGTGGAAAAATTAAAGGATTAAAATGATTTCTCAAATGCTCATTCAAGCCACGCTAGAAACGCTTTATATGGTGTTTGTGGCGAGCTTTTTGGCGGTTGTTTTTGGCTTACCTTTGGGGGTTTTATTGTTAGTGAGTAAAAAAGGGCATTTGTTAAACAAACCCCTTTTGCATAAAATTTTAGACACTTCTATCAACATGACTCGCTCTTTCCCTTTTATCATCCTCATTATTTTGCTCCTGCCTTTATCGCGCTTTTTGATTGGCACAAGCATTGGCTCTAGCGCAAGCATTATCCCGCTAGCCATTTCAGCCATTCCTTTTGTTGCAAAGCTTTTTGAAAATTCTTTAATGGAAGTAGAGCATGGCAAGATTGAAACCACTTTAAGTTTGGGAGCGTCTAATTTGGAAGTCGTTAAAATGATGCTTTTAGAGAGCCTGCCCTCTTTAGCGAATAATATCACCATCACCTTAATTTCTTTAATAGGCTATTCGGCTATGGCAGGAGCGTTAGGGGCTGGGGGCTTGGGGGATTTAGCCATTAGGATTGGCTATCAAAGTTATAGGGGCGATGTGCTTTTTTATGCGGTGGTTGTGATTATTGTTTTAGTGCAAATCATTCAAAGCGTGGGGGATTATGTGGTGAAACGCCTAAGAAAGCATAAGTATTAGGGATTTGGTTCTCATCAAATACAAATATTCAAAGCCAACTTTAATACGCTTTGGTTGATGGGGTTTTTTTAAGCTTTGTTTATGGCGAAACTCAATCCTCTAAGAACGCTTTTAAAAGGTTATCGCTCAAACTGAATTGGAGCT contains:
- a CDS encoding peroxiredoxin, which encodes MLVTKLAPDFKAPAVLGNNEVDEHFELSKNLGKNGVILFFWPKDFTFVCPTEIIAFDKRVKDFHEKGFNVIGVSIDSEQVHFAWKNTPVEKGGVGQVSFPMVADITKSISRDYDVLFEEAIALRGAFLIDKNMKVRHAVINDLPLGRNADEMLRMVDALLHFEEHGEVCPAGWRKGDKGMKATHKGVAEYLKENSINL
- the lptA gene encoding lipopolysaccharide transport periplasmic protein LptA, giving the protein MRWWCVLVCCFGILSVMDAQKTDGKGLKKERELLEITGNQFVANDKTKTAVIQGNVQIKKGKDRLFADKVSVFLNDKRKPERYEATGNTHFNIFTEDNREISGSADKLIYNALNGEYKLLQNAVVREVGKSNVITGDEIILNKAKGYADVLGSAKRPAKFVFDMEDINEENRKAKLKKKGAKEKP
- a CDS encoding septal ring lytic transglycosylase RlpA family protein, with protein sequence MGLALERVYFLGVIFLISACAVKREGVKNLSYKHESLRAYENAKDYDPTTKKATYKRNFFERHFKHHSNSQDNNTKDQPLDNGMRDSSAIQRATMRPYQVGNKWYYPTKVDLGEKFDGIASWYGPNFHAKKTSNGEIYNMYAHTAAHKTLPMNTVVKVINVENHLSTIVRINDRGPFVSDRIIDLSNAAARDIDMVRKGTASVRLIVLGFGGVISKQYEQSFNANYSKILHKEFKVGESEKSVSGGKFSLQMGAFRNQIGAQTLADKLQAENPNYSVKVAFKDDLYKVLVQGFQSEEEARDFMKKYNQNAVLTRE
- the yihA gene encoding ribosome biogenesis GTP-binding protein YihA/YsxC, yielding MIAIKDAHFLTSSSQLSQCPASLTSEMVILGRSNVGKSSFINTLLGKNLAKSSATPGKTRLANFFSTTWEDKENALKATFNVIDLPGFGYAKVSKSLKKEWEGFLWELLSVRVSIKLFIHLVDARHLNLEIDKNAKENIQALLRPDQAYLSLFTKFDKLNKNEQHRLFLNAPKPFLINSAHFNALSSKYPTLEIVRQTLLKYLLTNPL
- the mrdA gene encoding penicillin-binding protein 2, encoding MKNLRYKLLLFVFIGFWGLLVLNLFILSVKNQEYYEKLAERNMTKKEFLVPTRGNITDRNHEFLATNELVFGVFLPSGLKQKELLEKIEIIQKFFPNFSKETLLNNYQKENSLYNHNLIKVVGFIPYTAMQPLYTKLIQTQGIFALPLDKRYYPNNALASHVLGYVGVASLQDLKDDEENQYSQIVGKTGVEKEYNKLLQGKVGYKIMRVNALNQELATLEVVPPSTNNHLQLSLDKRLQKEADKLFENKRGAILVMDAENGELLVAGSYPEYNLNDFVGGISQDKWQKLQDDIYNPLLNRFANALYPPGSVVKMGVGLSFLENLNITENTTIPTPPFIEVGKRKFRDWKKTGHGNSNLYKAIRESVDVYFYKFGLEISIEKLSKTLREVGFGEKTGVDLPNEFVGIVPDNLWKLKRFNQDWRVGDTLITAIGQGSFLATPLQVLAYTGLIATGKLATPHFAINNKQPLKDPLNSFQKKKLQALRVGMYEVCNHKDGTAYHSTRGSKVTLACKTGTAQVVEIAQNIVNRMKEKNMEYFHRSHAWITAFLPYEKPKYAITILVEHGEGGSKLGGLLVEMSNKLYELGYLNQL
- a CDS encoding KdsC family phosphatase; protein product: MIKLLLLDVDGTLTDGSLYFDENFHEMKAFNVKDGLGMTLWQKLGKKIAIITGRTSIMVKKRMESLGVQFVFMGVENKGVVVERLKKDLQLSVQEIACVGDDYNDLGMFKACALSFAPFDAHPLLKSKAYKVLQNSGGKGAVREAIDYLLTLEGLQDEALKLYL
- a CDS encoding MetQ/NlpA family ABC transporter substrate-binding protein, giving the protein MNIFKRIISVGVIALGLFNLLDAKHHKEKKEKHEITRELKVGANPVPHAQILQSVVDDLKEKGIKLVIVSFTDYVLPNLALNDGSLDANYFQHRPYLDRFNLDRKMHLIGLANIHVEPLRFYSQKITDIKNLKKGSVIAVPNDPSNQGRALILLHKQGIIALKDPSNLYATEFDIVKNPYNIKIKPLEAALLPKVLGDVDGAIVTGNYALQAKLTGALFSEDKDSPYANLIAAREDNAQDEAIKALIEALQSEKTRKFILDTYKGAIIPAF
- a CDS encoding lytic transglycosylase domain-containing protein; translated protein: MPKRMKCFSQKWLVFFVTHWLLLASLGHAKMAFESNIDTKALEAFGVNAGFLSQMPNALKKMNKEEEWKKLVKRFDVNYQFIPIIKNMLIEASVPQEFLFLAMAESKFSSRAYSRKKAVGIWQFMPSTAKELGLKVNHYIDERRDPIKSTKAAITYLKRLYKQTGEWYLVAMAYNYGLRKVQNAIKVAGTSDIKILLDEDKKYLPKETREYIRSILSLALKFNSLDNLKDKEYLLNRGARVSLVGVPFKRHTSLVQVAKNLNLSLETLKSYNHQFRYNILPSKDPTYTIYIPYEKLALFKQRQLKQNKNIQASPKSPFITHVVLPKETLSSIAKRYQVSISSIQLANNLKDSNIFIHQRLIIPTNKKLLATREF
- the ribE gene encoding riboflavin synthase; the encoded protein is MFSGLIHQIAKVKSFQNNILSIESDLNPKLGDSIAINGACLTAIESSKTHFSVELSQKTQNSVALENYKDLVHIEPALKADASLDGHFVQGHIDAIGVIETIIHHSNQVDFFISASKETLLLCVEQGSIAIDGVSLTLSKVEEKGFWLTIIPYTLENTLFKTYKLKRRVNIETDMLVRSVASILKKTKGFEKNFSWNDADALTLGY
- a CDS encoding FlhB-like flagellar biosynthesis protein translates to MNKTIKAAALAYNMGQDHAPKVIASGVGEVAKRIIQKAKEYDIALFSNPMLVDSLLKVELDCTIPEELYESVVQVFLWLNSVENNAQMSG
- a CDS encoding TatD family hydrolase yields the protein MFIDTHCHLDHKDYENDLEEVLKESLEKGVTQCVIPGADMKDLKRAIEISEKFEGVFFAIGAHPYDVESFDERLFEKFVGHQKCVAIGECGLDYYRLPALNERENYKNKQKEIFTKQIEFSIQHNKPLIIHIREASFDSLNILKSYPKAFGVLHCFSADNMLLELSDRFYYGIGGVSTFKNAKRLVEILPKIPKNRLLLETDSPYLTPHPFRGTRNSPIYIPLIAQKIAEIINIEIAELASLSTHNAQTLFNFP